A region of Buchnera aphidicola (Nurudea yanoniella) DNA encodes the following proteins:
- the mraY gene encoding phospho-N-acetylmuramoyl-pentapeptide-transferase — translation MIFLIYEHIFCTCVNTTSHLIHRSVISLFTSFIFSLSLGSFLINFLKKNKIYQIIRKDGPKTHHRKKYVPTMGGILILSSIIFSVFLWTDLSNLYIWHSLFVLIGFGIIGLIDDYKKIFYKTSIGLSYKWKFIFLSIVSIISIILILYTIPHNYTIPLTFLHKKTILINIGITYIFLLYFILVGSSNAVNLTDGLDGLAIVPIIFITSGLYSLSVISSNINYSQYFNIAYIQNIHELAILCTAIIGSGLGFLWFNTYPAKIFMGDVGSLALGGTLGIIAILLHQEILFFIMSGIFVLETLSVIIQVIYFKLKREKIFKMTPIHHHYELIGCPEPRLIVRLWIISFIFTIIGLVFIFKAN, via the coding sequence ATGATTTTTCTAATTTATGAACATATTTTTTGTACATGTGTTAATACTACATCGCACCTAATTCATCGTTCTGTTATTAGTTTATTTACATCTTTTATTTTTTCTTTATCACTAGGATCATTTTTAATAAATTTTTTAAAAAAAAATAAAATTTATCAAATAATTCGAAAAGATGGACCGAAAACACATCATAGAAAAAAATACGTACCTACTATGGGAGGAATTCTCATATTATCCTCTATTATTTTTTCTGTTTTTCTATGGACTGACCTATCCAATTTATATATATGGCATTCACTGTTCGTTCTAATAGGATTTGGAATAATAGGACTAATAGATGATTATAAAAAAATTTTTTATAAAACATCAATAGGATTATCCTATAAATGGAAATTTATTTTCTTGTCTATAGTTTCTATTATTTCTATTATTTTAATATTATATACTATTCCACACAATTATACTATTCCATTAACATTTCTACATAAAAAAACTATACTAATAAATATCGGAATAACATATATATTTCTTTTATATTTCATACTAGTAGGTTCTAGTAATGCAGTAAATTTAACAGATGGATTAGACGGGTTAGCCATTGTTCCTATAATTTTTATAACTTCAGGTTTATATTCATTATCAGTAATTTCTAGTAATATAAATTACTCCCAATATTTTAATATTGCATATATACAAAATATTCATGAACTAGCTATACTCTGTACAGCTATTATAGGATCAGGATTAGGATTTTTATGGTTTAACACTTATCCAGCAAAAATATTTATGGGAGATGTTGGATCTCTCGCATTAGGAGGAACTTTAGGAATAATAGCAATATTATTACATCAAGAAATATTGTTTTTCATTATGAGTGGAATATTTGTTCTCGAAACTTTATCAGTAATTATTCAAGTTATTTATTTTAAATTGAAACGTGAAAAAATATTTAAAATGACACCCATTCATCATCATTATGAACTAATAGGTTGTCCTGAACCTAGATTAATAGTTCGACTTTGGATAATTTCTTTCATTTTTACAATTATAGGACTAGTTTTTATATTCAAGGCTAATTAA
- the ftsW gene encoding cell division protein FtsW has protein sequence MKFFKKKLYDAELLWCTISLFLIGIIMITSSSISIANHLYKDPLFFTKKEILYLIITLFLMYICLQIPIHYWKIHSIKILLASVFMLILVLIISTPINGSLRWIEISIIHIQPSEISKIAIFCYFSNYISRKHNEIINSFIGFLKPLGIICIISILLLMEPDLGTVAIYFITILSLLFITGAQIWKFIPIILLGIIATVVSITFIPYQNERILSFLNPWKDPFGKGYQLTQSLMALGRGNVFGVGLGNSIQKLEYLPEAHTDFIFSIIGEELGYFGSCIILSMILFVSFRALKIGKEALKNNCLFSGNFAFSIGIWFMSQTLINISTTIGILPTKGLTLPLISYGGSSLLIISIAISILLRIDFETRINNKFYRGCK, from the coding sequence ATGAAATTTTTTAAAAAAAAGTTATACGATGCCGAATTATTATGGTGTACTATCAGTCTATTTCTAATTGGAATAATTATGATAACTTCGTCTTCGATCTCTATAGCTAATCATTTATATAAAGACCCATTATTCTTTACCAAAAAAGAAATATTATATTTGATAATAACTTTATTTTTAATGTATATATGTCTTCAAATACCTATACACTATTGGAAAATACATAGCATAAAAATTTTATTAGCCTCTGTCTTTATGTTGATATTAGTATTAATAATAAGTACTCCTATTAACGGATCTTTAAGATGGATTGAAATAAGTATTATACACATACAACCATCTGAAATATCTAAAATAGCTATATTTTGTTATTTCTCTAATTATATATCCAGAAAACACAATGAAATTATTAATAGTTTCATAGGTTTTTTAAAACCATTAGGAATAATATGTATTATATCAATATTATTACTAATGGAACCAGATTTAGGAACAGTAGCTATATACTTTATTACTATACTATCTTTATTATTTATCACTGGAGCACAAATTTGGAAATTTATACCCATTATTTTACTAGGAATAATAGCTACTGTTGTCTCAATAACTTTTATTCCTTATCAAAATGAACGAATACTATCTTTTTTAAATCCTTGGAAAGATCCATTTGGAAAGGGTTATCAACTCACACAATCACTCATGGCTTTAGGAAGAGGAAATGTATTTGGTGTAGGTTTAGGAAATTCTATTCAAAAATTAGAATACTTACCTGAGGCGCACACTGATTTTATATTTTCTATCATAGGAGAAGAATTAGGATATTTTGGATCTTGTATAATATTATCTATGATATTATTTGTTTCTTTCCGTGCATTAAAAATTGGAAAAGAAGCATTAAAGAATAATTGTTTGTTCTCTGGAAATTTTGCTTTTTCTATTGGAATTTGGTTTATGTCTCAAACCTTAATTAATATTAGTACTACTATTGGAATACTACCAACAAAAGGATTAACACTTCCTCTTATAAGCTATGGTGGATCAAGTTTACTAATCATATCAATTGCAATTTCTATATTGCTACGTATTGACTTCGAAACACGAATAAACAATAAATTTTATCGAGGTTGCAAATGA
- the erpA gene encoding iron-sulfur cluster insertion protein ErpA, whose translation MKQTSKRLLSFSQKAIKKINSITETSKLSNLKLRIYITGGGCSGFQYNFKFDKKQYDDDTIITKLNASIIIDPISLQYIKGGTIDYQENLNGSKFIIFNPKAKTTCSCGISFSI comes from the coding sequence ATGAAACAAACATCTAAACGTTTACTATCTTTTTCTCAAAAAGCTATTAAAAAAATTAATTCTATTACTGAAACATCTAAATTATCTAATTTAAAACTAAGAATTTACATCACTGGTGGGGGTTGTAGTGGATTTCAATACAACTTTAAATTTGACAAAAAACAATACGATGATGATACAATTATCACTAAATTAAATGCGTCTATTATAATAGATCCTATCAGTCTTCAATATATAAAAGGCGGAACAATAGATTATCAAGAAAATTTAAACGGTTCGAAATTTATAATATTTAATCCGAAAGCAAAAACTACTTGCAGTTGCGGAATTTCATTCAGCATTTAA
- the murC gene encoding UDP-N-acetylmuramate--L-alanine ligase encodes MKNNNIHYSNSLISKMCHKNHIHFVGIGGIGMSGIAEILLKNGYIISGSDLESTPITKKLANLGAKIFSKHSKKNIKNANFIVISSAISPFNPEIIQAKALKIPIIPRGKMLSEIIKDKYGIAVSGTHGKTTTSSIIFNIFDNNNLDPTLITGGYLQELNNNVQLGKSSYCIIEADESDASLLYLKPTIAVLTNIDNDHLDNYNGNFKNLKNTFIKFINNLPFYGTAIVCIDDNNIRNIISSIHCNIVTYGFSLDADIKIDKYKQNKFSSYFRITKNKKLVLNAILNIPGKHNALNATAAIAVAIQEKISNAGIAKSLKKFKGVKRRFELCKKFFICCSKNKKNKITIIKDYGHHPNEILASIQTARSGWPKKKLIMIFQPHRYTRMHYLFKQFINILLKVDELLILKVYSSGEKIISGSDSLALYQELSKYREKSVTLILKNNKIFEILKNKLSGNDLLLIQGAGNINVISNKYIIKNFQILEKEKYYDRKSSSTTRRNI; translated from the coding sequence ATGAAAAATAATAACATACATTACTCTAATTCGCTTATTTCAAAAATGTGTCATAAAAATCACATCCATTTTGTTGGAATTGGAGGAATAGGAATGAGTGGAATAGCTGAAATTTTACTTAAAAATGGATACATTATAAGCGGTTCCGACTTAGAATCTACCCCTATTACAAAAAAATTAGCTAATTTAGGTGCAAAAATATTTTCCAAACATTCAAAAAAAAATATTAAAAATGCAAATTTCATAGTAATATCTAGTGCAATATCACCTTTTAATCCTGAAATTATACAAGCCAAAGCTTTAAAAATTCCCATAATACCAAGAGGTAAAATGTTATCCGAAATAATAAAAGACAAATATGGAATTGCAGTATCTGGAACACATGGAAAAACTACTACTTCTTCAATAATATTTAATATATTTGATAATAATAATTTAGATCCAACATTAATAACTGGAGGATATCTCCAAGAACTTAATAATAATGTTCAATTAGGCAAAAGTTCTTATTGTATAATAGAAGCAGATGAAAGCGATGCTTCGCTACTATATTTAAAACCAACTATAGCCGTATTAACAAACATAGATAATGATCATTTAGACAACTATAATGGAAACTTTAAAAATCTAAAAAATACTTTTATTAAATTTATAAATAATCTTCCATTTTATGGAACAGCAATAGTATGCATTGATGATAACAATATTAGAAATATAATATCATCAATACATTGTAATATCGTTACTTATGGATTTAGTTTAGATGCTGATATAAAAATAGATAAATACAAACAAAATAAATTTTCTAGTTATTTTAGAATAACAAAAAACAAAAAACTCGTATTAAATGCTATTTTAAATATTCCTGGAAAACATAACGCTCTTAATGCAACAGCAGCCATAGCCGTTGCTATCCAAGAAAAAATTAGTAATGCTGGAATTGCTAAATCTTTAAAAAAATTTAAAGGTGTTAAACGTAGATTTGAATTATGCAAAAAATTTTTTATTTGTTGTTCAAAAAATAAAAAAAATAAGATTACCATTATAAAAGATTATGGACATCATCCCAATGAAATTTTAGCAAGTATTCAAACTGCTAGATCTGGATGGCCAAAAAAAAAATTAATAATGATTTTTCAACCACATAGATACACAAGAATGCATTATCTATTTAAACAATTTATAAATATATTACTGAAAGTAGATGAATTATTGATCTTAAAAGTTTACTCTTCCGGAGAAAAAATTATTTCAGGATCAGATAGCCTTGCTTTATATCAAGAACTATCCAAGTATAGAGAAAAATCAGTTACGTTAATATTGAAAAATAATAAAATATTCGAAATTTTAAAAAACAAACTATCAGGAAATGATTTACTTTTAATACAAGGAGCAGGAAATATAAACGTTATATCAAACAAATATATTATAAAAAATTTTCAAATATTAGAAAAGGAGAAATATTATGATAGAAAAAGTAGCAGTACTACTAGGAGGAACATCTAA
- a CDS encoding D-alanine--D-alanine ligase has protein sequence MIEKVAVLLGGTSKERNISLLSGYNILNSLLNSKINAYPIDTKYYPIIQLPTQGFKKAFLALHGNEGENGTIQGILKYLNISYTGSRILSSAISIDKMKTKLLWNSVNLPTIPYYFTNIEKFEKTSKKTFQKNILSLGLPLIIKPNTGGSSIGISLINSYNYLKKACMKAFQYDKNILIEKFVYGSEYSVGILENKILPSVLIISKNAFYDYKSKYESENTKYFCPSGLDKKKEIELKKIIKMAWNILGCTGWGRIDLIMDKYKKFWLLEMNTCPGMTKKSLIPIASKQAGISFKSLVLTILKSAH, from the coding sequence ATGATAGAAAAAGTAGCAGTACTACTAGGAGGAACATCTAAAGAACGAAATATATCCTTATTATCTGGATATAATATACTCAATAGTTTATTGAATTCTAAAATAAATGCGTATCCTATAGATACTAAATATTATCCGATTATTCAATTACCTACTCAAGGGTTCAAAAAAGCATTTCTTGCTCTTCATGGTAATGAAGGTGAAAATGGAACTATACAAGGAATATTAAAATATTTAAATATCTCTTATACTGGAAGTCGAATTTTATCATCTGCTATTTCAATAGACAAAATGAAGACGAAATTATTATGGAACAGCGTTAATTTACCTACAATACCTTATTACTTTACAAATATAGAAAAATTTGAAAAAACATCAAAAAAAACATTTCAAAAAAATATCTTATCATTAGGATTACCTCTTATAATAAAACCTAATACAGGAGGATCAAGCATTGGAATTTCATTAATTAATTCGTACAATTATTTAAAAAAAGCGTGCATGAAAGCATTTCAATATGATAAAAATATACTTATTGAAAAATTTGTGTATGGATCAGAATATTCTGTAGGAATTTTAGAAAATAAAATATTACCATCTGTTTTAATTATTTCAAAAAACGCTTTTTATGACTATAAATCTAAATATGAATCTGAAAATACTAAATATTTTTGTCCTAGCGGGTTAGATAAAAAAAAAGAAATAGAATTAAAAAAAATAATAAAAATGGCATGGAATATACTTGGATGTACAGGATGGGGAAGAATTGATCTCATTATGGACAAATATAAAAAATTTTGGCTATTAGAAATGAATACTTGTCCTGGAATGACAAAAAAAAGTTTAATTCCTATAGCTTCTAAGCAAGCAGGAATATCGTTTAAATCACTAGTTTTAACTATATTAAAATCGGCTCATTAA
- the ftsA gene encoding cell division protein FtsA, whose product MTKENNRNLIVGLEIGTTKVITLVGEMLTDGVINIIGIGICPALGISQGIIYDLKLIIKCIKKSIYQAENMADCQISSVYLAISNKYINSQNEIGIVPISKNEVTIEDIKNVIHTAKCVRIQNEHRILHIIPQEYSIDKRIGIKNPIGLSGKRIKVQVHLITCHSEIEKNIVKAVETCGIKINRIIFSGLASSKAILTKDEKKLGVCMADIGGGTIDLSMYTNGTLKNSCVIPYAGNSVTNDISYAFKIPFIKAETTKIQYGCADISSSNDMHKQIEISNSNNTSIKKFKKNTLIEIIEPRYTELLNLINKKILNTQKKLKKSNNHYEFGAGIVFTGGASNIKLLKENAKKIFDIPVRIGKPKEIISLVNNIEKSNYSTTVGLLYYGKEHYKSYNKNKMSANIFKKWFNFFNNWIKKEL is encoded by the coding sequence ATGACAAAAGAAAACAACAGAAATTTAATAGTTGGATTAGAAATTGGAACAACGAAAGTGATAACTTTAGTAGGAGAAATGCTAACAGATGGAGTTATAAATATTATAGGAATAGGTATTTGTCCTGCGCTAGGAATAAGCCAGGGTATCATATATGATTTAAAACTAATTATAAAATGTATCAAAAAATCTATTTATCAAGCAGAAAATATGGCAGATTGCCAAATTTCTTCTGTATACTTAGCGATATCTAATAAATATATTAACAGTCAAAATGAAATAGGAATTGTCCCTATATCTAAAAATGAAGTTACAATAGAAGATATAAAAAATGTAATACACACAGCGAAATGCGTTCGTATTCAAAACGAACATCGTATTTTACATATTATTCCACAAGAATATTCTATAGATAAACGCATTGGAATAAAAAATCCAATTGGATTATCAGGAAAAAGAATAAAAGTTCAAGTTCATTTAATTACGTGCCATTCTGAAATAGAAAAAAACATTGTTAAAGCAGTAGAAACATGTGGAATAAAAATAAATCGTATTATTTTTTCAGGATTAGCTTCCAGTAAAGCAATTTTAACAAAAGATGAGAAAAAATTAGGTGTATGTATGGCAGATATCGGTGGAGGAACAATAGATCTTTCTATGTATACCAATGGAACGCTCAAAAATAGTTGTGTTATTCCTTATGCTGGAAATTCAGTTACAAATGATATTTCTTATGCATTTAAAATTCCTTTTATAAAAGCTGAAACAACAAAAATTCAATATGGATGTGCTGACATTTCTTCTTCTAACGATATGCACAAACAAATAGAAATATCTAATTCTAATAATACATCAATTAAAAAATTTAAAAAAAATACATTAATAGAAATTATTGAACCAAGATACACTGAATTACTCAATTTAATAAATAAAAAAATTTTAAATACACAAAAAAAATTAAAAAAATCAAACAATCACTATGAATTTGGAGCGGGAATAGTTTTCACCGGTGGAGCTTCAAATATTAAATTATTAAAAGAAAATGCTAAAAAAATTTTTGACATACCTGTAAGAATAGGAAAACCAAAAGAAATTATAAGTTTAGTAAATAACATCGAAAAATCTAACTATTCTACTACAGTAGGATTACTATATTATGGTAAAGAACATTATAAAAGCTATAACAAAAACAAAATGTCTGCAAATATTTTTAAAAAATGGTTTAATTTTTTTAATAACTGGATAAAAAAAGAACTATAA
- a CDS encoding cyanophycin synthetase produces MVLNKKKTQIFANNIILNNQGSTFRLHSPLGNININLPLLGLHNISNALAAISIAIALQIPLKCIQIGLSKIPKMSGRLEVIKLKKHVTIINDTYNANVASMIAAIKVLEKMPGHTIFVSGDIAEMGEMSMLYHKIIGNIIRISRINSVMSIGVLSKKISKHSGKGNHFTSFNVLINNLMKKISKYKKVTILVKGSRSEKLEKIVEKLIQEYKNDFSNL; encoded by the coding sequence TTGGTTCTCAATAAAAAAAAAACCCAAATATTCGCAAATAACATTATTTTAAATAACCAAGGATCTACATTTAGATTACATTCTCCACTAGGAAATATCAATATTAATTTACCACTATTAGGACTTCACAATATTTCAAATGCGCTCGCTGCCATTTCTATAGCAATAGCATTGCAAATTCCACTGAAATGTATTCAAATTGGATTATCTAAAATTCCTAAAATGTCTGGAAGATTAGAGGTAATTAAGCTTAAAAAACATGTAACTATTATAAACGATACATATAATGCTAATGTTGCATCAATGATTGCAGCAATTAAAGTACTCGAAAAAATGCCTGGTCATACAATTTTCGTTTCTGGAGATATAGCTGAAATGGGAGAAATGAGTATGTTATACCATAAAATAATTGGAAATATAATTAGAATATCTAGAATAAATAGTGTAATGAGTATTGGAGTGCTAAGTAAAAAAATAAGTAAACATAGTGGAAAAGGCAATCATTTTACTTCTTTTAATGTATTAATTAATAATTTAATGAAAAAAATATCAAAATATAAGAAAGTGACAATTTTAGTAAAAGGGTCTAGAAGCGAAAAATTAGAAAAAATAGTTGAAAAACTAATTCAGGAGTACAAAAATGATTTTTCTAATTTATGA
- the ftsZ gene encoding cell division protein FtsZ, protein MFEPVEKNNDAIIKVVGIGGGGGNAVEHMVREKIEGVEFFAINTDIQALKKIEVGKTIQIGNHITQGLGAGANPKIGRNAAEEDKENLKSILEDSDMIFIAAGMGGGTGTGAAPVIAEIAKELGILTVAIVTKPFSFEGKKRMTYADQGIIELSKYVDSLITIQNDKLLKVLKKGISLLDAFSAANNVLKGAVQGIAELMTKPGLINVDFADIRTIMSEMGFSMMGTGVASGENRAKEASEIAIFSPLLEDIDLSGAKGVLVNITSGFNMTLDEFETVGNIIRSFSSDNATVVIGTSLNTEMNDTLRVTIIATGIKIGKTSTYTQFSKTIHSKKTSFNFEYEKPNMFFNTKKYTIDTKQSKNINNTLSKNDNIDYLDIPAFLRKKSK, encoded by the coding sequence ATGTTTGAACCTGTCGAAAAAAATAACGATGCAATTATTAAAGTAGTAGGAATAGGAGGAGGGGGAGGTAATGCTGTGGAACATATGGTTCGAGAAAAAATTGAAGGCGTAGAATTTTTTGCTATAAATACAGATATACAAGCATTAAAAAAAATAGAAGTTGGAAAAACTATACAAATAGGAAATCATATAACACAAGGACTAGGAGCGGGAGCTAATCCTAAAATAGGACGAAATGCTGCTGAAGAAGATAAAGAAAACCTAAAATCAATATTAGAAGATTCAGATATGATTTTCATAGCAGCTGGAATGGGAGGCGGAACAGGTACAGGTGCAGCTCCTGTTATTGCAGAAATTGCAAAAGAACTAGGAATTCTAACAGTAGCTATAGTAACTAAACCTTTTAGCTTTGAAGGAAAAAAAAGAATGACTTATGCGGATCAAGGTATAATAGAACTATCAAAATATGTTGATTCGCTCATCACTATTCAAAATGATAAATTGTTAAAAGTACTAAAAAAAGGTATTTCTTTATTAGACGCTTTTAGTGCAGCAAATAATGTTTTAAAAGGAGCAGTTCAAGGAATAGCAGAACTTATGACTAAACCTGGTTTAATTAATGTAGATTTTGCCGATATACGTACTATAATGTCTGAAATGGGATTTTCTATGATGGGAACAGGAGTCGCTTCTGGAGAAAATAGGGCTAAAGAAGCATCTGAAATTGCTATTTTTAGTCCTCTATTAGAGGATATCGATTTATCCGGAGCTAAAGGAGTATTAGTTAACATTACTTCAGGATTTAATATGACACTAGATGAATTTGAAACTGTAGGTAATATTATAAGATCTTTTTCTTCTGATAATGCTACTGTAGTAATTGGAACATCGCTAAATACAGAAATGAACGATACACTTCGAGTTACAATAATAGCAACAGGCATTAAAATTGGAAAAACATCCACATACACACAATTTTCAAAAACTATACATTCAAAAAAAACATCCTTTAATTTTGAATATGAAAAACCGAATATGTTTTTCAATACAAAAAAATATACAATTGATACGAAACAATCAAAAAATATAAATAATACACTATCAAAAAATGATAATATTGATTATCTAGATATCCCAGCTTTCTTAAGGAAAAAATCTAAATAA
- a CDS encoding UDP-N-acetylglucosamine--N-acetylmuramyl-(pentapeptide) pyrophosphoryl-undecaprenol N-acetylglucosamine transferase: MQTRSFIKKVNPDVILGMGGYVSLPGGIISALYKIPLLIHEQNRIAGLSNKFLSKFSTCTMQAFPKTISHAKTVGNPLRKEIANLKNLKNRFKNRSGPLRILVIGGSQGAKIFNSVLPEIAFYLKDKVLIWHQVGKKNKIQTLENYKKFKIFPYKIVPFIKNIEKAYFWADIIICRSGAMTVSEIEYIGLPAIFVPFPHKDKHQYWNAYPLKLKGGAIIIEQHLFNAKTTTKILKNINRKVINIMSNKINPRFLLNSIKTIIKTIENTFLLSKKIS; encoded by the coding sequence TTGCAAACTAGGTCTTTTATAAAAAAAGTAAATCCTGATGTAATATTAGGAATGGGAGGATATGTCTCACTTCCCGGGGGAATAATATCAGCCTTATACAAAATACCACTTTTGATTCATGAACAAAATAGAATCGCAGGTTTATCTAATAAATTTTTATCAAAATTTTCAACTTGTACTATGCAAGCATTTCCAAAAACTATATCACATGCAAAAACTGTAGGAAATCCATTAAGAAAAGAAATTGCTAATTTGAAAAATCTAAAAAATCGTTTTAAAAATAGAAGCGGACCACTTAGAATACTAGTTATCGGTGGAAGTCAAGGAGCTAAAATATTCAATTCTGTACTTCCTGAAATAGCTTTTTATTTAAAAGATAAAGTGTTAATTTGGCATCAAGTAGGAAAAAAGAATAAAATACAAACATTAGAAAATTACAAAAAATTTAAAATTTTTCCTTATAAAATAGTTCCTTTTATAAAAAATATAGAAAAAGCATATTTTTGGGCAGATATTATTATTTGCCGATCTGGAGCAATGACTGTAAGTGAAATTGAATATATTGGTTTACCTGCTATATTTGTTCCTTTTCCTCATAAAGACAAACATCAATATTGGAATGCTTATCCTTTAAAATTAAAAGGAGGTGCAATAATAATAGAACAGCATCTTTTTAATGCTAAAACAACAACAAAAATTCTAAAAAATATAAATCGAAAAGTTATTAACATAATGTCAAACAAAATAAATCCAAGATTCTTACTAAATTCTATCAAAACTATTATTAAAACAATTGAAAATACATTTTTACTTTCTAAAAAAATCTCTTAA
- a CDS encoding glycosyltransferase — protein sequence MKKKTILIMAGGTCGHILPGLVIAKKLIKKDWNVLWLGTKNHIESEIIPQNKIPIKFININPIKKKLFLI from the coding sequence ATGAAAAAAAAAACAATACTCATCATGGCCGGAGGTACTTGTGGACATATTTTACCTGGATTAGTTATTGCAAAAAAACTAATAAAAAAAGATTGGAATGTATTGTGGTTAGGTACAAAAAATCATATTGAATCTGAAATAATACCACAAAATAAAATCCCTATTAAATTTATTAATATAAATCCAATTAAAAAAAAACTTTTTTTAATCTAA
- a CDS encoding 5'-methylthioadenosine/adenosylhomocysteine nucleosidase — protein MKEKNDKKNITIGIIGALSEEINLLYKYIKFYKKKIIYNKKFYIGKLKNIKIILIQSGIGKTSASITCTILLYVYKIDVIINIGTAGSLSKNMKLGTIVLPCSTCYHDVDLTPFGYKKGQVKNFPQIFSINNYLTKLIETYMIKLNIYYKKGLIISGDSFIHEKTKKNKLKIHFPEAIAVDMESTAIAQVCYQFNKPFLIIKTISDHSNNYAALDFQKFSHLASEMLLKIFQYFLHHFYIHE, from the coding sequence ATGAAAGAAAAAAATGATAAAAAAAATATCACAATTGGAATTATTGGAGCATTAAGCGAAGAAATTAATTTACTATATAAATATATTAAATTTTATAAAAAAAAAATTATCTATAATAAAAAATTTTATATAGGAAAATTAAAAAATATTAAAATAATATTAATACAATCAGGAATAGGAAAAACTTCAGCTAGTATAACATGTACTATTTTATTATATGTTTATAAAATAGATGTTATTATTAATATTGGAACAGCTGGTAGTTTAAGTAAAAATATGAAACTTGGAACTATAGTACTGCCTTGTAGTACATGCTATCATGATGTTGATCTCACTCCATTTGGTTATAAAAAAGGACAAGTCAAGAATTTTCCTCAAATATTTTCAATAAATAATTATTTAACAAAATTAATTGAAACATATATGATAAAATTAAATATTTATTATAAAAAAGGTCTTATAATAAGCGGAGATTCATTTATTCATGAAAAAACAAAAAAAAATAAATTAAAAATACATTTTCCAGAAGCAATCGCCGTAGATATGGAATCAACAGCAATTGCTCAAGTATGCTACCAATTTAACAAACCGTTTTTAATTATTAAAACTATATCTGATCATTCCAATAACTATGCTGCATTAGATTTTCAAAAATTTTCGCACTTAGCTTCAGAAATGCTTTTAAAAATTTTTCAATATTTTCTACATCATTTTTATATACACGAATAA